A genomic region of Elaeis guineensis isolate ETL-2024a chromosome 9, EG11, whole genome shotgun sequence contains the following coding sequences:
- the LOC105051489 gene encoding F-box/LRR-repeat protein 12 produces MQRMDYHSNNVESYLPDDCLLIICRKLQNITDRNAFGLTCRHWLHIQNLARRSLSFHFSYNPNIYQVYIRYIPRLLVRFPYLNSISLAGCTELPDSALVRLRDSGSSLQSLSLYCCFGITDNGLTQVSTGCTNLVSITLYRCNITDVGLESLAEYCRSLENINLSYCILISDRGINAIARRCLKLYAFMISYCKGLTGMGFKGCSSTLTYLEADSCMLTPEGLLEVVSGGGLEYLNVSNLRNWVGMDGLGGIGAGSAPRLRFLNLRMCRFVGDESVAAIAKGCPLLEEWSVAVCHEIHISGWSAIGSNCRNLKILHVNRCRKLCDQGLQALRDGCGQLEVLYMHGCRKVTHVGLETFKIQRQDVEIRREECVSIGPCMDDLFAQ; encoded by the coding sequence ATGCAAAGAATGGATTATCATTCAAATAATGTCGAGAGCTATCTACCCGATGATTGCTTGCTTATTATTTGTCGGAAGCTTCAAAATATTACAGATCGAAATGCTTTTGGCTTAACTTGCCGTCATTGGCTTCATATTCAAAATTTAGCACGCAGATCGTTAAGCTTTCACTTCTCTTATAATCCAAATATTTACCAAGTGTATATTCGATATATACCAAGACTATTGGTCCGCTTCCCCTATCTCAATTCAATATCTCTAGCTGGTTGCACAGAATTACCTGATTCAGCATTGGTTCGACTAAGAGATTCTGGATCAAGCCTTCAGTCTCTTTCTTTGTATTGTTGTTTTGGCATCACAGATAATGGTCTTACTCAAGTATCTACAGGATGCACTAATTTGGTATCTATTACTCTATATCGTTGTAATATCACAGACGTTGGTTTAGAAAGCCTTGCTGAGTATTGTCGGTCATTGGAGAACATAAATCTCTCCTATTGCATATTGATTTCAGACCGTGGGATTAATGCAATTGCTAGGAGGTGTTTGAAACTTTATGCTTTTATGATTTCATATTGCAAGGGCTTAACAGGTATGGGATTCAAAGGCTGCTCGTCTACTCTAACTTATTTAGAAGCTGACTCATGCATGCTTACTCCAGAAGGATTGTTGGAAGTTGTCAGTGGGGGTGGGCTTGAGTATTTAAATGTGTCCAACTTGAGAAACTGGGTTGGCATGGATGGCTTGGGTGGGATTGGTGCCGGATCTGCTCCAAGACTTCGATTTCTGAACTTGAGAATGTGTCGTTTTGTTGGTGATGAATCAGTGGCAGCCATAGCCAAGGGCTGTCCATTGCTTGAGGAATGGAGTGTTGCTGTCTGTCATGAGATCCATATTTCTGGATGGTCAGCTATTGGATCAAATTGTCGAAATTTGAAGATTTTACATGTGAATCGGTGCCGAAAGCTATGTGACCAAGGATTGCAAGCTCTACGAGATGGTTGTGGCCAACTTGAAGTGTTGTATATGCATGGTTGTCGTAAAGTCACTCATGTGGGATTAGAGACCTTCAAAATTCAAAGACAGGATGTGGAAATCAGAAGGGAGGAATGTGTGTCCATTGGGCCTTGTATGGATGATTTATTTGCACAGTGA